A portion of the Trachemys scripta elegans isolate TJP31775 chromosome 9, CAS_Tse_1.0, whole genome shotgun sequence genome contains these proteins:
- the STRIT1 gene encoding sarcoplasmic/endoplasmic reticulum calcium ATPase regulator DWORF: MAELGEIPYSRLVVPALLVVGWIVGCVLMVYIVFS, translated from the exons ATGGCAGAACTAG GGGAAATCCCATACTCACGTCTTGTTGTACCTGCACTTCTCGTGGTTGGCTGGATTGTGGGTTGTGTGTTAATGGTTTACATAGTCTTCTCTTGA